A section of the Clostridium omnivorum genome encodes:
- a CDS encoding response regulator transcription factor: MNENINILIVEDDVDINNLLNKILNRHGYSVRSAYSGSEAKMCLEHYEFQLVLLDLMLPGVTGEELVAEIRKMNTMPIIVISAKTGQDTKIDLLRLGADDFVSKPFDVNEVLARVEAQLRRYMVFSAEDEKSNVLKHKNLSLNPDTVEVMVDGKSINLTAREFAILELLMSYPNKVFTKANLFEKVWNEEFLGDDNTVNVHVSNLRSKIAKEDPDTEYIHTVWGIGFKMSDKT, from the coding sequence ATGAATGAGAATATTAACATTTTAATTGTAGAAGATGATGTGGATATAAACAATCTTCTAAACAAGATATTGAATAGGCATGGATATAGCGTAAGAAGTGCTTATTCTGGCTCTGAGGCAAAGATGTGTTTAGAGCATTATGAATTTCAATTGGTACTACTTGATCTAATGCTGCCTGGTGTAACAGGAGAAGAGCTTGTTGCTGAAATTAGAAAAATGAACACTATGCCTATTATTGTTATATCAGCTAAAACTGGACAAGACACAAAAATAGATTTGCTTAGATTAGGTGCGGACGATTTTGTATCAAAGCCTTTTGATGTGAATGAAGTGCTAGCTAGAGTGGAGGCGCAGCTTAGAAGGTATATGGTATTTTCTGCTGAGGATGAGAAAAGTAATGTTTTAAAACATAAAAATTTATCTTTAAACCCTGATACAGTTGAGGTTATGGTAGATGGCAAGTCTATTAATCTTACAGCTAGAGAGTTTGCAATACTAGAGCTATTAATGTCCTATCCAAACAAGGTTTTTACAAAAGCGAATCTGTTTGAAAAGGTTTGGAATGAAGAGTTCCTGGGGGATGATAATACAGTAAATGTTCATGTAAGCAACCTTCGTTCAAAGATAGCTAAAGAAGACCCGGATACAGAGTATATTCATACTGTATGGGGAATTGGTTTTAAGATGAGTGATAAAACTTAA
- a CDS encoding sensor histidine kinase, whose product MEYLLGISLITSVLFITLYVSTRKELSDAANKLNRINNSNTNSKLLIATPDKKMQSLALEINKTLEEKQKTEIKYKRMDAELRQAIANISHDLRTPLTSIMGYMQLMEDRDLSLEERRQYADIVDRRAKDLQTLISTFYDMSRLEANEYKFELKAVNLTNIIVDIIASFYNDFSSKGIEPSIDVDEKAAVIIADENAVRRVFSNLIQNMIKYGEKNVEISLKQHKNCVETVFTNYAPGLTEEDVTHLFERSFTADRNRTGNSTGLGLAITRRLVEQMGHMVSAALIDGKLSIIIKWMKR is encoded by the coding sequence ATGGAATATTTACTTGGTATAAGCTTAATAACTTCTGTATTATTTATCACCCTTTATGTTTCAACCAGAAAAGAATTATCTGATGCAGCTAATAAGTTAAATAGAATTAATAACTCAAATACAAACTCAAAGCTTTTAATAGCTACACCAGATAAAAAAATGCAGAGCCTGGCTCTGGAGATTAATAAGACACTAGAAGAAAAGCAAAAGACAGAAATTAAATATAAAAGAATGGATGCGGAGCTTAGGCAGGCAATTGCTAATATCTCACATGACCTTAGAACGCCTCTTACTTCAATTATGGGGTATATGCAGCTTATGGAGGACAGAGATTTATCTTTGGAAGAGCGTAGGCAGTATGCGGATATAGTAGACAGAAGAGCTAAGGATCTTCAAACCTTAATATCCACCTTTTATGATATGTCGAGGCTTGAGGCCAATGAATATAAGTTTGAATTAAAGGCTGTTAACCTTACAAATATTATTGTAGATATCATTGCTTCCTTTTATAATGATTTTTCAAGCAAAGGAATAGAACCTTCTATTGATGTAGACGAAAAGGCAGCAGTGATTATTGCTGATGAAAATGCTGTAAGAAGAGTGTTTTCAAACCTAATACAAAATATGATAAAGTATGGGGAAAAGAATGTAGAAATATCTTTAAAGCAGCATAAGAATTGTGTAGAGACTGTGTTTACAAACTATGCTCCTGGTTTAACGGAGGAGGATGTAACTCACCTATTTGAGCGTTCCTTCACAGCAGATAGAAATAGAACTGGAAACAGTACAGGTCTTGGCCTTGCTATTACGAGGCGGCTGGTAGAGCAAATGGGACATATGGTTTCTGCAGCACTCATTGATGGAAAACTTAGCATTATAATAAAGTGGATGAAAAGATAA
- a CDS encoding DUF979 domain-containing protein, whose product MLKDSLTEVLYVLCGIIAFYSVYATLKDKKHPSRIPTALFWAILGFIFTFSRIGTLWGNKKIAVNDTFVGYLVLAMAVLSALKLVKFNKFEESSREFKEKMSMKIGNKIFVPALVLAVVAFVVAQFWTQQLGSLVALGISAVLALVVALSITKGKTHEVAEDSRRLLELVGPVSMLPQILAALGSVFTAAGVGTVIANGIKTVVPQGNIFLGVTAYCLGMALFTMIMGNAFAAFAVITAGIGVPFVFTQGADPVIASALALTAGFCGTLITPMAANFNIVPNAILEIKDKKYGVIKYQLPVAIVMLLIHIGLMYVWAF is encoded by the coding sequence ATGCTAAAGGATTCATTAACAGAAGTTTTATATGTATTATGTGGAATCATTGCCTTTTATTCAGTTTATGCCACACTTAAAGATAAGAAACATCCCTCAAGAATACCAACTGCCTTGTTTTGGGCAATACTAGGCTTTATATTTACCTTTAGTAGAATAGGAACACTTTGGGGAAATAAAAAGATTGCAGTAAATGATACTTTTGTAGGATATCTTGTGCTAGCAATGGCTGTGCTTTCAGCTCTTAAGCTTGTTAAGTTCAATAAGTTTGAGGAATCTTCTAGAGAATTTAAAGAAAAGATGTCAATGAAAATTGGAAATAAAATATTTGTACCGGCTCTAGTTCTTGCAGTGGTGGCTTTTGTAGTTGCACAATTCTGGACACAACAGCTTGGTTCTCTAGTTGCACTTGGAATTTCAGCAGTACTTGCTTTGGTTGTAGCATTATCAATTACAAAAGGTAAAACTCACGAAGTTGCTGAGGACTCTAGAAGATTATTAGAGCTTGTTGGCCCCGTAAGCATGCTGCCTCAGATTTTGGCAGCCTTAGGATCTGTATTTACTGCTGCTGGAGTGGGAACAGTTATAGCTAATGGAATAAAGACAGTTGTACCACAAGGCAATATTTTCCTTGGTGTTACAGCCTATTGCTTAGGTATGGCGCTGTTTACTATGATAATGGGTAATGCCTTCGCAGCTTTTGCTGTAATTACAGCAGGAATAGGAGTACCCTTCGTATTTACTCAAGGTGCAGATCCAGTAATAGCCTCAGCTCTTGCACTTACAGCAGGCTTTTGTGGTACACTTATAACACCAATGGCAGCTAATTTCAACATAGTACCAAATGCAATTTTGGAGATTAAGGATAAAAAGTATGGAGTTATAAAATACCAGCTTCCAGTTGCCATAGTTATGCTTTTAATCCATATAGGACTTATGTATGTCTGGGCATTTTAA
- a CDS encoding ABC transporter ATP-binding protein: MANVVLKTKNLSKKYKKHLAVNSANLEVKQGDIYGLVGKNGAGKTTLLRMISGLTMPTSGEVEMFGEASKSGIGRSRMRTGCIIETPSFFPYLSAKKNLEYYKMQRGIVEPQAVDEVLKIVGLDDVGNKKFKNFSLGMKQRLGLALSIMASPDMLILDEPINGLDPTGIVEFREILLKLNREKNVTIVISSHILSELSQLATTYGFIHNGEFVEQISAKQLEEKCKSCIAIKVDSTEKAAVIIEKQLKTEKYEVLNGNEMRIYEHIDKPETIVKELVMNGVLVSSVNEKGTNLEDYFISLIGGNHNA; encoded by the coding sequence GTGGCTAACGTAGTGCTTAAAACAAAAAATTTATCTAAGAAATATAAAAAGCACCTTGCAGTAAATAGCGCAAACTTGGAAGTAAAACAAGGGGATATATATGGTCTAGTAGGTAAAAACGGAGCAGGTAAAACTACTTTGCTTAGAATGATATCTGGTCTTACAATGCCTACCAGCGGTGAGGTTGAAATGTTTGGTGAAGCTTCAAAGAGTGGCATTGGAAGGTCTAGAATGAGAACTGGCTGCATAATAGAAACACCAAGTTTTTTTCCATATCTATCTGCAAAGAAAAATCTTGAATATTATAAAATGCAGAGGGGAATTGTAGAGCCTCAGGCTGTTGATGAGGTTCTGAAAATTGTAGGACTTGATGATGTAGGAAACAAAAAGTTTAAGAACTTTTCTCTAGGAATGAAGCAGCGCCTAGGTCTTGCACTATCTATAATGGCAAGTCCAGATATGCTAATACTAGATGAGCCTATAAATGGTCTAGATCCTACTGGAATTGTAGAGTTTAGAGAAATATTATTAAAGCTAAATAGAGAAAAGAACGTTACTATAGTTATTTCCAGTCATATATTAAGTGAACTTTCTCAGCTTGCAACTACCTATGGATTTATCCATAACGGAGAATTTGTAGAGCAAATTTCTGCAAAGCAGCTGGAGGAAAAGTGTAAGAGCTGCATAGCAATAAAGGTTGACAGTACAGAAAAGGCAGCTGTTATAATAGAAAAACAGCTTAAAACTGAAAAATATGAAGTTTTAAACGGCAATGAAATGAGAATCTATGAGCATATTGATAAACCTGAAACCATAGTAAAAGAGCTCGTAATGAACGGAGTTCTAGTGTCTTCTGTAAATGAAAAGGGAACTAACTTAGAAGACTACTTTATTAGTTTGATAGGGGGGAATCATAATGCTTAA
- a CDS encoding DUF969 domain-containing protein, which yields MKLIGIAIIIVGLFLKLDTIAVVVFAGITTGLVSGMSFNDVMKTLGNAFVVNRYMSIFIITLPVIGLMERYGLRERAAYLISKIKSATVGRLNAIYLVIRTLASMFGLRIGGHVQFIRPLILPMAQGAGDSRYGEMDEEDKEIVKGLSGAVENYGNFFGQNFFVASGGVLLIVGVMKELKYPVEAISIAKASLPIALIIMVVGTLQFLYYDRKLDKKYKAKIKTDKNNSEKM from the coding sequence ATTAAACTTATTGGTATCGCAATCATAATTGTAGGGTTATTTTTAAAACTAGACACTATAGCAGTAGTTGTGTTTGCAGGAATTACTACTGGACTCGTGTCAGGAATGTCCTTTAATGACGTTATGAAAACCTTAGGCAATGCTTTTGTAGTTAACAGGTATATGTCTATATTTATCATAACTTTACCTGTTATAGGACTTATGGAAAGATACGGACTTCGTGAAAGGGCAGCATATTTAATAAGCAAAATAAAGTCTGCTACTGTTGGAAGATTAAATGCTATTTATCTTGTTATAAGAACTCTTGCTTCAATGTTCGGTCTTAGAATAGGTGGACATGTTCAGTTTATTAGACCACTGATACTTCCAATGGCTCAAGGAGCTGGAGACAGCAGATATGGAGAGATGGACGAAGAAGATAAGGAAATAGTTAAAGGTCTTTCTGGAGCTGTTGAAAACTATGGTAACTTCTTTGGACAGAACTTCTTTGTTGCATCAGGTGGAGTGCTTTTAATTGTAGGAGTTATGAAGGAGCTTAAATATCCAGTTGAAGCAATAAGTATTGCAAAGGCATCACTTCCTATAGCTCTTATTATAATGGTGGTAGGTACGCTTCAATTTTTGTATTATGATAGAAAGCTTGATAAAAAGTATAAAGCTAAAATTAAAACAGATAAAAATAATTCTGAAAAAATGTAG
- a CDS encoding ABC transporter permease — protein MLNYIKAELYRCFNRLYFWVFTGCVAGLALLLNIILKINHVQGMGLTTLTRQTSAAISLPVFLVIILVDMITSEEHKNITLRNVVTFGMSRTKMILCKIISSIILMFIAAFIILIVCYGSGAALFGLGSDFPGTIQSDLLKMVIAIPLWIAAISFGTLLALLFTNNTAFAFIYAGAFVVIKSIIKLLAILVSDKFMKVRDLLITTQLDKVGSVTATSHDYVLAIVSGIVYTAIFITLSVVYFERKEVK, from the coding sequence ATGCTTAATTATATAAAAGCTGAGCTTTATAGATGTTTTAACAGATTATATTTTTGGGTTTTTACAGGCTGTGTAGCTGGTTTGGCATTACTTCTTAATATTATACTTAAGATTAATCATGTTCAAGGTATGGGGCTTACTACATTAACAAGACAGACATCAGCTGCAATTTCACTTCCAGTGTTTTTAGTAATAATTCTTGTAGATATGATTACTTCGGAGGAGCATAAAAATATAACCCTAAGAAATGTGGTTACCTTTGGAATGTCTAGAACTAAAATGATTTTATGTAAAATCATCAGCTCCATAATTCTCATGTTTATAGCTGCGTTTATCATACTTATAGTGTGTTATGGCAGTGGTGCAGCGCTATTTGGGCTTGGCAGTGACTTTCCGGGAACCATTCAGAGTGATTTGCTAAAAATGGTTATAGCAATACCATTATGGATTGCAGCTATATCCTTTGGTACACTTTTAGCTCTTCTATTTACTAATAATACAGCCTTTGCATTTATTTATGCGGGTGCCTTTGTAGTGATTAAAAGCATAATAAAACTACTTGCGATATTAGTTTCTGATAAGTTCATGAAAGTACGTGATTTACTTATAACAACGCAGCTGGATAAGGTAGGTTCTGTAACAGCCACAAGTCATGATTATGTTCTGGCCATAGTGTCAGGCATAGTGTACACTGCTATATTTATAACATTAAGCGTAGTATACTTTGAAAGAAAAGAAGTTAAATAG
- a CDS encoding metallophosphoesterase family protein yields the protein MKKVKKTILVTMIIAAVSLTACINRTVPGRDNSKKTKGTVNAVKTEEPKDDTLRFSVLGDVHGNAGKLDKAIKDLYSINDNMDAMILNGDNVDEGLEKQYDAVQGILNKDSKLLPKTIIKNIGNHDYFDYAKGQNSQKDVEHFINLYLNFSGEKSVYHDTWIKNYHFISLGSESGNTKELGAVNATLSDKQLDWLKEKLAEKQEKGKPIFVFLHQHLSTSIKGWNGVVQKDKLTKILSQYPEVVLFTSHTHVLLSIDNVKLKQPFTTVHTGAVHYGIEPNGYKIKRLYDESQGLYVEVKNNKVTIKGRDFAKKSWVFSKDIN from the coding sequence ATGAAAAAAGTAAAGAAAACTATATTAGTTACGATGATTATTGCAGCTGTGTCATTAACAGCTTGTATAAATAGAACAGTACCAGGAAGGGATAACTCAAAAAAAACTAAAGGCACAGTTAATGCTGTAAAGACAGAAGAACCGAAGGATGATACTCTTAGATTTTCAGTATTAGGTGATGTGCATGGAAATGCAGGTAAGCTGGATAAAGCAATTAAAGATTTATATTCTATAAATGATAATATGGATGCTATGATACTAAATGGTGACAATGTGGATGAAGGCTTAGAAAAGCAGTATGATGCAGTACAAGGCATTTTAAATAAAGATTCTAAATTACTGCCTAAAACTATAATAAAGAATATTGGTAATCACGACTATTTTGATTATGCAAAAGGCCAAAACAGTCAAAAGGATGTGGAACACTTTATTAATCTATACTTAAATTTCTCTGGTGAAAAGTCCGTATACCATGATACCTGGATTAAAAATTATCACTTTATATCCTTGGGTTCAGAAAGCGGCAACACTAAAGAGCTGGGGGCAGTAAATGCTACCTTATCAGATAAACAGTTGGATTGGCTAAAGGAAAAGTTAGCAGAAAAGCAGGAGAAGGGCAAGCCTATATTTGTGTTTTTACATCAGCATTTAAGCACAAGTATTAAGGGATGGAATGGAGTAGTTCAGAAGGATAAGCTTACTAAAATATTATCGCAGTATCCAGAGGTTGTTCTCTTTACTTCTCATACTCATGTGCTTTTAAGTATAGATAATGTAAAGCTTAAGCAGCCTTTTACAACTGTTCATACAGGTGCTGTTCATTATGGAATAGAGCCTAATGGATATAAAATAAAAAGGCTATATGATGAAAGCCAAGGACTTTATGTGGAAGTGAAAAATAACAAGGTTACTATTAAAGGCAGAGACTTTGCTAAAAAGTCTTGGGTCTTTTCTAAAGATATAAACTAG
- the pcp gene encoding pyroglutamyl-peptidase I, which yields MKILVTGFEPFGGEKINPSLEAVKMLQSNIAGADIVKVPMPVVFGKSIEKLEEAIKLEKPDVVICVGQAGGRFEISIERVAINVDDARIADNEGNQPIDEKIFDDGEAAYFATLPIKAMVEEMRKGGVPAAVSNTAGTYVCNNIMYGLLYLASKKYPGIRGGFIHVPFIPEQVIGKANTPYMTLEQMAKGLSLAIKAVVENKDDIKVTHGKIC from the coding sequence ATGAAAATATTAGTAACAGGATTTGAACCTTTTGGAGGAGAGAAAATTAATCCATCATTAGAAGCTGTTAAGATGCTTCAAAGCAATATTGCAGGTGCAGATATTGTTAAGGTTCCAATGCCAGTAGTATTTGGAAAATCCATTGAGAAGCTTGAAGAAGCAATAAAGTTGGAGAAACCTGATGTAGTAATATGCGTTGGACAGGCTGGAGGCAGATTTGAAATATCCATTGAAAGAGTTGCTATTAATGTAGATGATGCAAGAATAGCTGACAATGAAGGAAATCAGCCTATAGATGAAAAGATATTTGATGATGGTGAAGCAGCTTATTTTGCAACCCTGCCAATCAAGGCAATGGTTGAAGAGATGAGAAAAGGCGGCGTACCTGCTGCGGTATCCAATACAGCAGGAACTTATGTATGTAACAATATAATGTATGGTCTTTTATATTTGGCAAGTAAGAAGTATCCAGGTATCAGAGGAGGCTTTATACATGTTCCATTTATTCCTGAACAGGTAATAGGAAAAGCTAATACTCCATATATGACCTTGGAGCAAATGGCAAAGGGTTTATCATTGGCTATAAAAGCCGTAGTAGAGAATAAGGATGATATAAAAGTAACTCATGGCAAAATATGCTAA